One Pricia mediterranea genomic window, GGAAGCACGAAACTTGAAATCTCCTTTTCCACGCCAATGTGTTCCTCCACTCTTTCCATCGTGACCGGTAAGGTGGCTGCACTGGAGCTTGTTGAAAAAGCTAAAAGTTGCGCAGGTACCATTTTCCTTAGAAAGGTCAAGGGGTTATAACGGGTAAACGTACCCACGACCAGACTGTAGAAGACAATCATCAATACCAGTCCGAGTATCACAACGCCTGAATATTTAAGCAAGGCCAATAATAGGTCCGGGTCGCCCGAGGAGACCACCACATTTGCCAATAATGCGAACACGGCGATCGGGGCGGTAAGCATGATCAAATCCACCATTTTTAAGACGACCTCATTTAGGGCGTCGAAGAATTTTTTGAGCGGCTTTGCCTTTTTCTCCCCGATCAGCAACATCGATATCCCCAAAAAAATGGTAAAAAAGATAACTTGGAGCATTAGGCTATTATCGCTAAGGGCGGCGAAAGCGTTGTCGGGCACCATATCTTCCAAAAACTGAAGGGGGCCACTGTCTTGCTGTTTGGCTGCTTCATCCAGTTTATCGGTAACGTCTTTTTCTTTGGAATAAGTTTCGGTAAGTTTAGTGATGGTAGCGTTCGAGATGCCACTGCCCGGCGTAGTAGCGTTGACCAACACAAGACCAATGGTGATGGCTATTACGGTAGTACAGATGTAGATGACAATAGTGCGCAATCCGATATTTCGGAACTTGGAAATGTCCTTGAGGTCGGAGATGCCCTTGACCAGGGAGGCCAAAATAAGAGGAATTGCAATAAGTTTAAGGAGTTTGACGAATATTGTACCGAACGGGTTGATCCAATCCTGAACGAAATCCCTTCCCCAGGAAATATAGGTCATTCCAAATCCGAAAAGGATGCCTGCCAGCATTCCGATCAGGATCTGCCAGTGCAATTCAAGTTTGCGCATATATAATGGTTTAGGGGCGAAAGATACTATTTTTTGGAAGGAAACCGGTAAGTTCGGACCAGGTTGGACGAACCTTCAGTCTTAACTTTTCGGCCGGTAGTCTAAACGGATGGTACGGTTTAGAAGCGTATAATCCGCTAAAACCAGGGCCGTCATGGCCTCTACAATAGGCACGGCCCGTGGTACTACGCAAGGATCGTGTCGGCCTTTGCCTTTGGTGGTTACTTTATTTCCGTCTTTATCAATGGTCTCGTAGGGCTGGATTATGGTGGCTACAGGCTTGAAGGCCACGTTGAAATAGATATCCATACCGTTGCTTATACCGCCTTGAACGCCACCGCTAAAATTGGTTTTGGTACTTCCATCCGAATTGAACTGATCATTGTGCTCGCTGCCTTTCATCTGAATCCCCTTGAATCCGCTACCGTATTCGAACCCCTTAACGGCGTTGATCGACAGCATGGCCTTGCCCAGTTCGGCGTGTAGTTTGTCAAAGACCGGTTCGCCCAAGCCGATGGGCACCTGCCGAGCGACACAGGTAATGATACCTCCTATGGTATCGCCTTCTTTCCGGATTTTCTTGATGTAGTCCTCCATTTTGGCCGCTGTTTCAGGATGGGGACAGCGTACGGGGTTGGATTCTATCATCGAAAGATCTAATTTCTGGTAGGGAACGTCCATTTTCATTTTACCTACTTGAGAAACGAAGGCGTTGATCTTAATTTGAGAGAGAAATTGCTTGGCAATAGCCCCTGCTACTACCCTACTCGCGGTTTCACGGGCCGAGCTACGGCCGCCGCCCCGATAGTCGCGAAAGCCGTATTTCTGGTCGTACACATAATCGGCGTGCGATGGGCGGTACGAATCCTTGATATGGGAATAGTCGCGGGATTTCTGATTCGTGTTGCGAATGACAAAACCGATAGGGGTGCCCGTCGTCCTCCCTTCAAAAATTCCGGAGAGAAACTCCACCGTATCCGGTTCTTTTCTTTGGGTGACGATTGCCGACTGTCCCGGTTTGCGTCGATCCATCTCCTTTTGTACGGCGTCAAGGTCAATTTCTACGCCAGAGGGGCATCCATCGAGCACTCCGCCGATGGCCACGCCGTGCGATTCCCCGAAGGTGGTCAGTCTGAATAGGTTGCCAAAAGAATTCCCTGCCATTATTAGAGATTAAGGGTTAGTACTGCTATTGAGCACAAAATATTTAAGGTTTAATCGCTACTTCGTAGCTATTCAAGGTCCAAAGTCAGGTTTAAATTGCCCTAAACTTTATACAATCGTTTCCTACCGTCCAACACTCCTGCCCACTACATCTTCTCCGCAAAGCGCCTCGAAATACTGGAGCGCAGTTTGCGTTCATAATCCTCTTCGAGCCATTCCTTATAGTTTTTGGTATTGTTCATGATGCAATAGGAGTATTGTCGTACGCGATAGGCGATCTCTTCCTTGAGTTCTTTGGCCAGCATTCGAGCGTCAAAGACATCCTCGGCATTCTCGACACAAATCTCGGCGTGCTGTTCGATGCTGCGTTCAAGGACGATTTTGGATTTCATCCCCTCTGCAAAAACCTTTTTATATTCAGCTTTGATATCATAGCTGATATTTTTGGACTTACTGAATTTTTTCCTGAGTTCCGCCGGCATTTCATAGACAAATTCCCGCTCGATGTCCTCGTCGTTCTTGATATTGTCCAAATAAAAATCCGGAAAATGGAAGATTTCCTGCCAATCGATCGGAGCGTTCCACAGTCCGAAACGCGCGACGTTGTTACCTAGGTCGATAACATTGAACTCCTCTTTCTCTGGCAACACCCGAGACCCACGCCCTATCATTTGAAAGTATAGGGTCAACGACCGGGTAGCCCGGTTCAAAATAATGGTTTCCACTGTAGGTTCATCGAAACCGGTGGTCAGAATGCTGACCGAAGTCAAAATGGCATCGGGGGTTTCGGCGAACCATTCCAAGATTTCCTTACGTTCGGTAGCATTGTTCTTGTTGTCGAGGTGGCGAATGTTGTAGCCGGCCTTCTTAAAGGTGTCATAGACATACCTCGAGGTATTGATGCCATTATTGAATATCAGGGTCTTGGTGCCTTCCGCGATTTCGCGATAGGCGGCCAGCAATTTACCTAGCATGCTATGGTTTCCGTAAAGTTCTTCGGATGACTTTACCGTATAATCCCCGCTGATGCCCAATTTCAAACTCTGTAGCCCCACATCGTATTTGTAAACGTTGGCCTTCGCCAAAAACTTCTTATCGATCAAGGCCTCGATAGATTCCCCCACGATCAGTTTTTGGTAGTTGTCCTTCATCGGCAACTTGATGTTCGAACTTAGTGGCGTGGCCGTAACCCCGAGAATGGTGGATTTTTTAAAATATTTGAACAATTTTCGGAAGGAATTGTAATGCGCCTCATCGATGATGACCAGCCCGATATCCTTGATTTCGACCTTCTCTTCCTGCAGCCGGTTGTTAAGGGTCTCGACCATGGCTACAAAACACATAAAATTGTCCTGATCCTTGAATTCCTTGACCTCGCTATTGATAACCTTGTTCTTTACCCCGAACCCGTTGAGCATTTTAGAGGTCTGCCGGCTCAGCTCGATGCGGTGGGTCAGCACCACCACCTTTTTTCCGGTCTGCTCGATATAGCGACGGGCAATTTCGGAGAAAACCACCGTCTTGCCGCCCCCAGTGGGCAATTGGTAGAGCAAATTGCCGTTCGAGGATTCCTTTAAATGCTCGAAAATGGTGTTCAGGTCCTCTTCCTGATAATCGTACAGGGTTTTTTCCAGGGTCTTTTCGGGGGTGTCTTGCTGTAGTTCCAAGTAGGTCGTTGCATTTTAGCGTCCAAGCATCTCAAAGGCCTTGGGACAAGTTCAATTTCGCAAAATTAAAGGAAATTTGCCTTTGGGCGAAATTAATTGGGTGAAAACCGTTTTGTACGATTCATCGGAAGTATGCTTTGAACGTCGGTCAATTCTGCCGGCGACGCTGCTGCTTCTAATATCCCTTATCTCGGGAAACCTCGTTTAAGAGGGACTTCCCAGCCTTTAACCGTCGATAGTTTTCCACAATTTGTGGCACGACGAACTTGGGGTCCGAGACGCTTGCATAATGCGGTGTCATGTGTATTTTTTCATGCTGCCAAAAGGGATGTGAGGTCGGTAACGGCTCCTGATGGTAGACATCGAGTCCCGCCCCGGAAAGATGGTCATTATCCAACATTTCAATTAAATCGAGGTCCACCAAATGTCCGCCTCGGGCCACATTGATGACAAAGGCGTTTTTGGGAAGCTTTTTAAAGAGGGATTTGTTCAATATACCGGTTGTCTTATCCGTCAAGGGCAAAAGGCAAACCAGTATTTCGGTGGAGGCTAAAAAACCGGACAATTCGTCGTCCCCTGCAAAGGAATTTACGTTTTCGAGCGATTTAGGGGAGTTGGACCAGCCTTGGACCTCGAAACCAAAGCGTACCAGGTCTTTGGCCAACACGCTGCCCAGTTCACCCAGCCCCATGATACCGACCTTAAAATCGGAAATACGATGATAATCCCTCGTCTTCCATACTTTTTGGGTCTGTTGGAGCTTATAGATATCCAAGTTTTTAAGATGGGCCAGAATAACCGCCAAAACGTGTTCTGACATATCTTCCGCCAACTTGGTATCGACCACTCGGGTAATGGGAATTCCCTCCGGCACATCGGGATCTTCAAAAATGAAGTCCACCCCCGCCCCGTTACAGGCGATCAGCTCGAGGTTGTTATACTTCGCCAGGCTGCCTTCCGGATGTTTCCACACCAGGGCCACCTCGATATCGTCTTTCGGATGGTTTTCGTAATAACTGTACACATCGAGGTCTGGGGCTTCAGTGAGCAAGGCCTCCTTCCACAAATCTATTTTGCCGTCTTGTCTGATAATTACTATCGCCATTTTATACCTAGTATTTAAGTTAAATATTTGTCTCGAAGAACACCCAATCCATCAGTCCAGGTTGAAAATATCCGGTTGAGTACTTTGACTGCGCTCAGCACAGGCTAGAAGCCGGGACGTTTTGGTTTGACCTTTCGACTGTACCTCGACCGCGCTCGGTAGAACCGCTCAAGGTGACAAAACTGCTCTTTAGGCTTCATAAGCGGACAAGCATTTTAAGTTATAACGCTGCCTGCTTGCAAGGTAGCAATGTTTTTGATTCTTCACCTTAGCGTAACCTATTCTGCCCATGCCCAAGCACTTTCTCGCTGGCGCCTACTCCAATACTACATCGCTGTATCCTACCGCTGATTATTGTTATTAGCCCAAGTTCCATTCTTTTGGTGCATTATTCACATAGTAAGCCTCTGTTTCATCGCTACATGGATCAATTATTCCAAGGTTCCCTTAATCGGTCGCTACATTAAATCCACATTGTCCAAAACCCGTGAAAATCCTTCCCCGAAAAGCCAATTCTGCTCTTGGGTCTCTTGATAGATTTGGAGTATTCTTGGCTTGAAATCCCCTAGAAGTCCATTGACCGATGTATATTGGACCGATTGTCCGAAAGAATTCAGCATACTTTTGTAAAACGCGTCCGGAACGTTCCTATCCCGTTCAAAGACCTGTGCGATTTCCAGATTATAGACCATTAATTCTGCGATGATTTGGGGCTCTACGCCCAATTTAAGAAAGTGTTTGATATACTTTTGGGCTACCGAGCGCCTAGCTTTCGGTTTTTTGCGCTTGACGGGAAAATATTCGTTGGATATTTTCGATTTCGCCTCCTGCAATAGCTTATCCTCCCTAGGGTTAAAAATAAAATCATAATACTCCTTGACCACGGGAAACCGGTCGTATAGATCGAGCAACTGGTCCTCCAGGGCATCCTTTTTTAATTCCGATAGGTATTTTTTTAGCTT contains:
- a CDS encoding 2-hydroxyacid dehydrogenase, with the translated sequence MAIVIIRQDGKIDLWKEALLTEAPDLDVYSYYENHPKDDIEVALVWKHPEGSLAKYNNLELIACNGAGVDFIFEDPDVPEGIPITRVVDTKLAEDMSEHVLAVILAHLKNLDIYKLQQTQKVWKTRDYHRISDFKVGIMGLGELGSVLAKDLVRFGFEVQGWSNSPKSLENVNSFAGDDELSGFLASTEILVCLLPLTDKTTGILNKSLFKKLPKNAFVINVARGGHLVDLDLIEMLDNDHLSGAGLDVYHQEPLPTSHPFWQHEKIHMTPHYASVSDPKFVVPQIVENYRRLKAGKSLLNEVSRDKGY
- a CDS encoding DEAD/DEAH box helicase, whose product is MELQQDTPEKTLEKTLYDYQEEDLNTIFEHLKESSNGNLLYQLPTGGGKTVVFSEIARRYIEQTGKKVVVLTHRIELSRQTSKMLNGFGVKNKVINSEVKEFKDQDNFMCFVAMVETLNNRLQEEKVEIKDIGLVIIDEAHYNSFRKLFKYFKKSTILGVTATPLSSNIKLPMKDNYQKLIVGESIEALIDKKFLAKANVYKYDVGLQSLKLGISGDYTVKSSEELYGNHSMLGKLLAAYREIAEGTKTLIFNNGINTSRYVYDTFKKAGYNIRHLDNKNNATERKEILEWFAETPDAILTSVSILTTGFDEPTVETIILNRATRSLTLYFQMIGRGSRVLPEKEEFNVIDLGNNVARFGLWNAPIDWQEIFHFPDFYLDNIKNDEDIEREFVYEMPAELRKKFSKSKNISYDIKAEYKKVFAEGMKSKIVLERSIEQHAEICVENAEDVFDARMLAKELKEEIAYRVRQYSYCIMNNTKNYKEWLEEDYERKLRSSISRRFAEKM
- a CDS encoding dicarboxylate/amino acid:cation symporter, encoding MRKLELHWQILIGMLAGILFGFGMTYISWGRDFVQDWINPFGTIFVKLLKLIAIPLILASLVKGISDLKDISKFRNIGLRTIVIYICTTVIAITIGLVLVNATTPGSGISNATITKLTETYSKEKDVTDKLDEAAKQQDSGPLQFLEDMVPDNAFAALSDNSLMLQVIFFTIFLGISMLLIGEKKAKPLKKFFDALNEVVLKMVDLIMLTAPIAVFALLANVVVSSGDPDLLLALLKYSGVVILGLVLMIVFYSLVVGTFTRYNPLTFLRKMVPAQLLAFSTSSSAATLPVTMERVEEHIGVEKEISSFVLPVGATINMDGTSLYQAIAAVFIAEALKFDLTFADQLTIVLTALLASIGSAAVPGAGMVMLVIVLESIGFPPDKLAIGLALIFAVDRPLDMLRTVVNVTGDATVAMMVAKSTGSTIKPKVKDWDDNIDELK
- a CDS encoding DUF6155 family protein, whose product is MSKRKLKKYLSELKKDALEDQLLDLYDRFPVVKEYYDFIFNPREDKLLQEAKSKISNEYFPVKRKKPKARRSVAQKYIKHFLKLGVEPQIIAELMVYNLEIAQVFERDRNVPDAFYKSMLNSFGQSVQYTSVNGLLGDFKPRILQIYQETQEQNWLFGEGFSRVLDNVDLM
- the aroC gene encoding chorismate synthase — translated: MAGNSFGNLFRLTTFGESHGVAIGGVLDGCPSGVEIDLDAVQKEMDRRKPGQSAIVTQRKEPDTVEFLSGIFEGRTTGTPIGFVIRNTNQKSRDYSHIKDSYRPSHADYVYDQKYGFRDYRGGGRSSARETASRVVAGAIAKQFLSQIKINAFVSQVGKMKMDVPYQKLDLSMIESNPVRCPHPETAAKMEDYIKKIRKEGDTIGGIITCVARQVPIGLGEPVFDKLHAELGKAMLSINAVKGFEYGSGFKGIQMKGSEHNDQFNSDGSTKTNFSGGVQGGISNGMDIYFNVAFKPVATIIQPYETIDKDGNKVTTKGKGRHDPCVVPRAVPIVEAMTALVLADYTLLNRTIRLDYRPKS